In Erpetoichthys calabaricus chromosome 4, fErpCal1.3, whole genome shotgun sequence, one genomic interval encodes:
- the LOC127527573 gene encoding olfactory receptor-like protein DTMT: MSAKFSVLQVQIQNWKLVMSESNRSNGMVEEFIIVGFPGLHDRASKNIIFGSLLSVYVCILLSNLLIIGIFLLDEELHTPMYLLVANLAFSDIVITTTMVPKLLAVLGSGSNVISIPACFIQMFFISATIAVESFILALMSYDRYVAICKPLHYFSMTNNHLVTKQIISCWVSAFILMLFPVITTSRLQFCGSEVMSCFCENAALHRVACSDTSLSSYVGLASGIFITIGPFAFIVFSYVQIIMSVVRASSSTGYRKAFYTCSTHLLIIAVFYLFAIGTYPAGRIANVSADMRIMVLLLQNVIPPLINPIIYCLRTKEIQKSFFKILKRNKILSKCF; the protein is encoded by the coding sequence ATGTCTGCGAAATTTTCTGTATTGCAGGTCCAGATCCAAAACTGGAAACTCGTCATGTCAGAATCAAACCGCTCTAATGGGATGGTCGAGGAGTTCATCATCGTTGGTTTTCCAGGACTTCATGACCGAGCGAGCAAGAACATCATTTTTGGGTCTTTGCTCTCTGTGTATGTTTGCATCTTACTCAGTAACCTCCTGATCATTGGCATCTTCCTGCTTGATGAGGAGCTGCACACGCCAATGTATCTGTTAGTTGCCAATCTCGCTTTTAGTGATATCGTTATCACCACCACCATGGTTCCTAAGTTACTGGCTGTTTTAGGCTCAGGTTCCAATGTCATTTCCATCCCGGCGTGTTTCATTCAGATGTTTTTCATTAGCGCCACAATAGCGGTAGAATCCTTTATCCTTGCCCTTATGTCATACGATAGATATGTTGCGATCTGCAAACCGCTCCACTATTTCTCGATGACCAACAACCATCTGGTGACCAAACAGATCATCTCTTGCTGGGTGAGTGCGTTTATCCTCATGCTATTTCCCGTCATCACAACCTCCAGACTGCAATTCTGTGGCTCAGAAGTGATGAGTTGCTTTTGTGAAAACGCCGCATTGCACAGAGTAGCCTGCAGTGACACTTCCCTCAGCAGCTATGTCGGTTTAGCTTCAGGCATTTTCATAACGATAGGCCCATTTGCTTTCATTGTGTTTTCCTACGTACAGATCATAATGTCCGTTGTCAGAGCCAGCAGCTCCACCGGATACCGGAAGGCCTTCTACACGTGTAGCACACACCTGCTTATCATTGCCGTCTTTTACCTGTTCGCTATAGGAACTTATCCGGCGGGTAGAATTGCGAATGTGTCGGCAGACATGCGTATCATGGTGCTGCTGCTCCAGAATGTAATCCCCCCCTTGATTAATCCGATTATCTACTGCCTGAGGACTAAGGAGatccagaaaagcttctttaaaatactgaagagaaataaaatactATCTAAATGCTTTTAA